A DNA window from Turicibacter sp. TJ11 contains the following coding sequences:
- a CDS encoding ISL3 family transposase translates to MSHSYFTRKLLNIKDKQITFEEDYLEEVKIEGVTRFVFKGILSYQPTHCERCGTLFDSKFKKHGFKTSRIVIPKVSLHDTYLDLKKQRYYCGHCQSTFTLKTSIVEKNCFISYNTKHAIALEAQNKISESDIACRHQVSHSTVNRIIHSFYESQSLNFNSLPENLCFDEFKSVKSAQGHMSFIFCDADTKQIIDIIEDRRLSSLQTYFKRYTQEARSRVKHIVIDMYAPYISLIKELFPHAKIVIDKFHLVQHLSRALNKTRIRFMKKFKKHSRKFKRYWRLFLKSHTLINTTTYRSVYCFKQPMREIDILNFLLDLSPELKATYNLYQDLLFTLQTKNLERFNHLLQAKHPLISPEFQTAFQTFKTYQSYIQNTLTTSYTNGPIEGINNKIKVIKRIAFGYRSFYHFKSRILITQNLTKPKVKILAA, encoded by the coding sequence ATGTCTCACTCATATTTTACTAGAAAACTCTTAAATATTAAAGACAAACAGATCACATTTGAGGAAGATTATTTGGAAGAAGTTAAAATTGAGGGTGTCACTCGCTTTGTTTTTAAAGGCATTTTATCTTATCAACCGACTCATTGTGAGCGGTGCGGAACTCTCTTTGATTCTAAATTTAAAAAGCATGGGTTCAAAACGTCTCGAATTGTCATTCCTAAAGTTTCACTCCATGATACTTATTTAGATTTAAAGAAACAACGTTACTACTGTGGGCATTGTCAGTCGACGTTCACTCTAAAAACATCGATTGTTGAAAAGAACTGCTTCATTTCTTACAACACCAAACATGCCATTGCGTTAGAAGCACAAAATAAAATCTCGGAGTCTGATATCGCTTGTCGTCATCAAGTGTCTCATTCCACTGTCAATCGGATCATTCATAGCTTCTATGAATCTCAATCATTAAATTTTAATTCCCTTCCTGAAAATCTTTGTTTTGATGAATTTAAATCGGTTAAATCTGCCCAGGGGCATATGTCCTTCATTTTTTGTGACGCTGATACGAAACAAATCATCGATATCATTGAAGATCGTCGGCTAAGCTCCCTTCAAACGTATTTTAAACGCTATACCCAAGAAGCACGTTCTCGCGTTAAACATATTGTCATTGATATGTATGCCCCTTATATCAGTTTAATTAAGGAGCTGTTTCCTCATGCCAAAATTGTGATTGATAAATTCCATCTTGTTCAACATCTCTCTCGTGCACTGAACAAAACTCGAATTCGATTCATGAAAAAATTTAAAAAACACAGTCGTAAATTCAAACGTTACTGGCGCTTATTCTTAAAGTCCCACACGTTAATTAATACCACCACTTATCGCTCCGTTTACTGTTTCAAACAACCGATGCGAGAAATTGATATCCTAAACTTTTTACTTGATTTATCTCCTGAGTTAAAAGCCACCTACAATCTCTATCAAGACTTACTTTTCACCCTCCAAACCAAAAACTTAGAGCGATTCAATCACTTACTTCAAGCCAAACACCCTCTGATTTCTCCTGAATTCCAAACTGCTTTTCAAACGTTTAAAACGTATCAATCCTATATCCAAAACACACTGACCACTTCGTACACCAATGGTCCCATTGAAGGCATTAACAATAAAATTAAAGTCATTAAACGAATCGCTTTTGGCTATCGTAGTTTCTACCATTTTAAATCAAGAATTCTTATCACTCAAAACCTAACTAAACCCAAAGTAAAAATCCTAGCAGCTTAG
- the efp gene encoding elongation factor P, with translation MISTNDFKTGMTIDYDGNLFQVIEFQHVKPGKGQAFVRSKLRNLRTGAVIDNTFNAGEKVKRAHIEKSTMQFLYSMGEEYVFMNNETYEQLEIPVAQLEYEKNFLVEGMEVKINTFNSEILGVEVPEKVTLEVVECEPGVKGNTASNATKSATVSTGYSLQVPLFVEVGDKLIINTNDGRYVSRG, from the coding sequence ATGATTTCTACAAATGATTTTAAAACAGGAATGACGATCGACTATGATGGGAACTTATTCCAAGTAATCGAATTCCAACACGTAAAACCAGGTAAAGGACAAGCCTTTGTACGTTCTAAATTACGTAACTTACGTACAGGTGCTGTCATCGATAACACATTCAACGCAGGTGAAAAAGTTAAACGTGCTCACATCGAAAAATCAACAATGCAATTCTTATACTCAATGGGTGAAGAATATGTATTCATGAACAATGAAACATACGAACAATTAGAAATTCCAGTTGCTCAATTAGAATATGAGAAAAACTTCTTAGTAGAAGGTATGGAAGTTAAAATCAACACATTCAACAGCGAAATTTTAGGAGTTGAAGTTCCTGAAAAAGTAACATTAGAAGTTGTTGAATGTGAACCAGGAGTTAAAGGAAACACAGCATCAAATGCAACTAAGAGTGCAACAGTATCAACTGGATACTCTTTACAAGTTCCATTATTCGTTGAAGTTGGAGATAAATTAATCATCAACACAAATGATGGACGTTACGTATCTCGCGGATAA
- a CDS encoding rhodanese-like domain-containing protein produces MNWSLFIIAIIIGIILGLFIMMRRESKKAVVNLSEKEFIENMRKGQLVDLRKKEEFEEGHINGARNIPFVMLTRNPGRLRKDLPIYLYCEKGKVSKRAALVLYGKGYEQIYQLDGGLVNWNGPLKKTVKK; encoded by the coding sequence ATGAATTGGAGTTTATTTATCATCGCCATCATTATTGGGATTATTTTAGGGCTATTTATTATGATGCGTCGCGAATCAAAAAAAGCTGTTGTAAATTTATCTGAAAAAGAATTTATTGAAAATATGCGCAAAGGACAATTAGTAGACCTCCGCAAAAAAGAAGAATTTGAAGAAGGACATATTAATGGTGCGCGTAACATTCCATTTGTGATGTTAACTCGTAATCCAGGACGATTACGTAAAGACTTACCTATTTACTTATATTGTGAAAAAGGAAAAGTTAGTAAACGTGCGGCTTTAGTTCTTTATGGAAAAGGATACGAACAAATTTATCAACTTGATGGTGGGTTAGTTAACTGGAACGGTCCATTAAAAAAAACAGTTAAGAAATAG
- a CDS encoding GatB/YqeY domain-containing protein, whose amino-acid sequence MALLDQLNADMKEAMKAKEKERLSVIRMLKASLQNESIHLGVAELNEEQELTVLSREVKQRRDSLKEFRDADREDLAEKIEQELVYLNAYLPAQLTEEEIKQLISETAKMINAVNPSHMGKLMGAIVPKTKGRADGALVSTLVKAYLNQQ is encoded by the coding sequence GTGGCATTACTCGATCAATTAAATGCTGATATGAAAGAGGCAATGAAAGCGAAAGAAAAAGAACGCTTATCTGTCATTCGTATGTTAAAAGCATCATTACAAAATGAATCTATTCATTTAGGTGTAGCAGAGTTAAATGAGGAGCAGGAATTAACTGTTCTGTCACGTGAAGTTAAACAACGTCGAGATTCTTTAAAAGAATTTAGAGATGCTGATCGTGAAGATTTAGCAGAAAAAATCGAGCAAGAATTAGTGTACTTAAATGCTTATTTACCAGCACAGCTTACTGAGGAAGAGATTAAACAACTTATATCTGAAACAGCTAAAATGATTAACGCAGTAAATCCATCTCATATGGGTAAGTTGATGGGTGCTATTGTTCCTAAAACAAAAGGACGTGCAGATGGTGCTCTAGTGAGTACATTAGTAAAAGCTTACTTAAACCAACAATAA
- the rpsU gene encoding 30S ribosomal protein S21, with protein sequence MAKTVVRKNESLDDALRRFKREVSKVGTLTEARKREYYVKPSIKRKQKSEAARKTANKRNKY encoded by the coding sequence GTGGCTAAAACTGTAGTTCGAAAAAACGAATCATTAGATGATGCATTACGTCGTTTTAAGAGAGAAGTATCTAAAGTAGGTACCCTTACTGAAGCTCGTAAACGTGAATATTACGTTAAACCGAGTATCAAACGTAAACAAAAATCTGAAGCAGCTCGTAAAACAGCTAATAAACGTAACAAATACTAA
- a CDS encoding peptidoglycan bridge formation glycyltransferase FemA/FemB family protein codes for MKFVTNLSAERFNEFAANHKKNHFLQSYEWGVFKSKSPDWSFDAVGLEDQDGNLVAGALVLIRFLPIIKRPFLYIPRGYIIDFEDKKLLETFTKAMHQYAKSKKVIFIKLDPDIKYVDRNVDGEKIEGALENNELIQTLNELGYRHLGFTQDFDSSIQPRYTFRLDLTPSEKELLQGCQSKTRYNIKVAQKKGIEIIEGTKEDLKTFEAIMRVTGERDGFLTRPLSYFEDMYDTLSPSGMCKLYLAKLNTKQALTNIEQELTQTQSSIENLQTQLQNQELNEKKRQKLQNKLDPEMNKLNNLTSQKAELETLYQKHPDGITMSGIIATYFGNKSWYLYGASDNVYREFMPNYYIQWQAFTEAKAAGYEIYDFFGISGKTDESDPLYGLYRFKKGFGGEFTEFIGEFDYVIDPVGYFAWTKLLPQFKKFKKKLRQKRK; via the coding sequence ATGAAATTTGTGACGAATTTATCGGCAGAACGTTTTAATGAATTTGCTGCCAATCATAAAAAAAATCATTTTTTACAAAGTTACGAATGGGGTGTATTCAAATCTAAATCCCCTGATTGGTCATTCGATGCTGTTGGATTAGAAGATCAAGATGGAAACTTAGTCGCTGGTGCGCTTGTCCTTATTCGTTTTCTTCCTATTATTAAACGCCCATTTCTTTATATTCCTCGTGGTTATATTATTGATTTTGAAGATAAAAAGCTACTTGAAACTTTTACAAAAGCGATGCATCAATATGCTAAATCTAAAAAAGTAATCTTTATTAAATTAGACCCAGACATTAAATACGTGGACCGTAACGTGGATGGTGAAAAAATTGAGGGGGCTTTAGAAAATAACGAATTAATTCAAACGCTGAATGAGTTAGGCTATCGCCACTTAGGATTCACCCAAGACTTTGATTCTAGTATTCAACCACGTTATACGTTCCGTTTAGACTTAACGCCTTCAGAAAAAGAATTATTACAAGGTTGTCAATCAAAAACACGCTATAATATTAAGGTTGCTCAGAAAAAAGGAATTGAAATCATTGAAGGAACGAAAGAAGACTTAAAAACCTTTGAAGCGATTATGCGTGTCACAGGTGAACGTGATGGGTTCTTAACACGTCCTCTTTCATACTTTGAAGATATGTACGACACATTATCCCCAAGTGGAATGTGTAAACTCTATCTAGCCAAATTAAATACTAAACAAGCGTTAACCAATATTGAGCAAGAACTCACACAAACTCAATCCTCAATCGAAAATTTACAAACTCAACTTCAAAACCAAGAATTAAACGAGAAAAAACGTCAAAAACTTCAAAATAAACTCGATCCTGAAATGAATAAGCTGAATAATCTAACTTCACAAAAGGCTGAACTTGAAACATTATATCAAAAACACCCAGATGGTATTACGATGTCAGGAATTATCGCGACCTATTTTGGAAATAAATCTTGGTATTTATACGGAGCGAGTGACAATGTCTATCGTGAATTTATGCCAAACTATTATATTCAATGGCAAGCCTTCACTGAAGCTAAAGCAGCAGGTTATGAAATTTATGACTTCTTTGGAATCAGTGGAAAAACGGATGAATCAGATCCTCTTTACGGATTATATCGCTTTAAAAAAGGATTCGGTGGAGAGTTTACTGAATTTATTGGAGAATTTGATTATGTCATTGATCCAGTTGGTTATTTTGCATGGACGAAACTACTTCCTCAATTTAAAAAGTTTAAGAAAAAATTACGCCAAAAAAGAAAATAA
- a CDS encoding UDP-N-acetylmuramoyl-L-alanyl-D-glutamate--2,6-diaminopimelate ligase has product MNIKLLFDVEFDLEVTGIATDNRRVQPGDLFVCIKGYTVDGHAFAKQAQEAGAVAIVCEHLIEGIEIPQIIVEDTKVELPRLAHLIFNKPTEQLQLFGLTGTNGKTTTAYILEHLLGGFEGHVGYIGTNGIRYNDVFIEPKNTTPEPLSLQQTFHNMVEAGVKNVAIEVSSHALELHRVDYCRFKVALFTNLTPEHLDFHPTMDEYFEAKYKLFTMLTSDGYAIVNVDDEYGVRLVERVKANHSPVYTYAIEAEADFKAMDVTMTTSGTTFTLKSPVGEYEVKTPLLGTFNVHNALGAMASAYAAGMPMEQIVDLMAKLSPVDGRMEIINEGQDFTVIVDYAHTPDGVEKVLEFVNDIKQNSVKVVIGCPGDRDRTKRPVIAKLSVDYADDVIFTTDDPHSEDPEDILNEMTQGMSESHYEVIVDRIKAIEAAINKAQKNDIVLIAGRGHEKVQYWKSGNIELDDREVAKEILRKKLQIG; this is encoded by the coding sequence ATGAATATTAAATTGTTATTTGATGTAGAGTTTGATTTAGAAGTCACAGGAATCGCGACAGACAACCGTCGCGTTCAACCTGGAGATTTATTTGTTTGTATTAAAGGGTACACGGTTGATGGTCATGCCTTTGCCAAGCAAGCACAAGAAGCCGGTGCGGTAGCTATTGTTTGTGAGCACCTGATCGAAGGAATTGAAATTCCACAAATTATTGTGGAAGATACTAAAGTTGAGTTACCACGCTTAGCACATTTAATCTTTAATAAACCAACTGAACAACTGCAGTTATTTGGGTTAACAGGAACGAATGGAAAAACAACAACAGCTTATATTCTTGAACATTTACTAGGCGGGTTTGAAGGACATGTTGGGTACATTGGAACGAATGGAATTCGTTATAACGACGTGTTCATCGAACCTAAAAATACAACACCTGAACCGTTAAGTTTACAACAAACGTTTCATAATATGGTAGAAGCGGGTGTTAAGAACGTCGCTATTGAGGTGTCATCGCATGCACTTGAATTACATCGCGTGGACTATTGTCGTTTTAAAGTCGCTTTATTTACCAACTTAACACCAGAGCATTTAGATTTCCATCCAACGATGGATGAATATTTTGAAGCAAAATATAAATTATTTACGATGCTGACATCAGATGGCTATGCGATTGTCAATGTAGACGATGAGTATGGCGTGCGATTAGTTGAACGAGTGAAGGCAAACCATTCACCCGTTTATACCTATGCCATTGAAGCAGAGGCTGATTTTAAAGCGATGGACGTGACAATGACAACATCAGGAACAACGTTTACGTTAAAATCACCGGTCGGAGAGTACGAAGTAAAAACGCCATTACTTGGAACGTTTAACGTTCACAATGCATTAGGAGCAATGGCTTCGGCTTATGCAGCGGGAATGCCAATGGAACAAATCGTTGATTTAATGGCTAAATTATCACCAGTTGATGGTCGTATGGAAATTATTAACGAAGGACAGGATTTCACGGTTATTGTAGACTATGCTCATACCCCAGATGGAGTAGAGAAAGTGTTAGAGTTTGTGAACGATATTAAACAAAATTCTGTTAAAGTTGTGATTGGATGTCCAGGCGATCGTGATCGTACGAAGCGTCCAGTGATTGCAAAATTATCAGTTGATTATGCAGATGATGTTATTTTCACAACGGATGATCCACATTCTGAAGATCCTGAAGATATCTTAAATGAGATGACACAAGGCATGTCAGAAAGTCATTATGAAGTGATCGTCGATCGTATTAAAGCCATTGAAGCTGCGATTAATAAAGCACAAAAAAATGATATTGTTTTAATTGCGGGTCGTGGTCATGAAAAAGTTCAATATTGGAAAAGTGGAAATATTGAATTAGATGATCGTGAGGTAGCAAAAGAAATTTTACGTAAAAAACTTCAAATTGGATAA
- the mtaB gene encoding tRNA (N(6)-L-threonylcarbamoyladenosine(37)-C(2))-methylthiotransferase MtaB, giving the protein MPTVAFHTLGCKVNHYETEAVWELFKNEGYEKVDFKDVADVYIINTCTVTNTGDKKSRQIIRRAIRRNPEAVMCVMGCYAQTKPKEIMDIEGVDIVIGTHGRDQIPALVQKYREERQPISQIQNVFKVDGFETLNVTQFSDRTRATLKIQDGCNNFCTYCIIPWARGTVRSQKPEVVIEQVKQLVANGHCEVVLTGIHTAAYGEDLEDYSFGKLLQDLVEIEGLKRIRISSIEASEMTDDVIEAMKKSDKIVNHLHMPIQAGSDAILKGMKRPYTVAEFEQKVNELRELFDNLAITTDVIVGFPGETEALFNETLETIKRIGFSELHVFPYSVRNGTPAARMENQVPELVKSMRVNQLLAVSEQLAKEYASSCEGRVLQVIPEEVSHTKEGYLVGHASNYVKVEFKGTPDLIGEVVPVKVVKADYPICQGEITK; this is encoded by the coding sequence ATGCCGACTGTTGCATTTCATACCCTAGGGTGTAAAGTAAATCATTATGAAACAGAAGCCGTATGGGAATTATTTAAAAATGAAGGTTATGAGAAAGTAGATTTTAAAGACGTAGCAGATGTTTACATTATTAACACATGTACCGTTACGAATACAGGCGATAAGAAGAGTCGCCAAATCATTCGTCGTGCGATTCGCCGTAACCCAGAAGCTGTTATGTGTGTCATGGGATGCTATGCTCAAACGAAACCAAAGGAAATTATGGATATTGAAGGTGTTGATATCGTCATTGGAACACATGGACGTGATCAAATTCCAGCATTAGTTCAAAAATATCGTGAAGAACGTCAACCTATTTCACAAATTCAAAATGTTTTCAAAGTGGACGGATTCGAAACACTTAACGTGACACAATTTTCAGATCGTACACGTGCAACATTAAAAATTCAAGATGGATGTAATAATTTCTGTACGTACTGTATTATCCCATGGGCTCGTGGAACGGTTCGTTCACAAAAACCTGAAGTAGTGATTGAACAAGTTAAACAACTTGTTGCAAATGGTCATTGTGAAGTTGTATTAACAGGAATTCATACTGCAGCTTATGGTGAAGATTTAGAGGATTATAGCTTCGGAAAATTATTACAAGACTTAGTTGAAATCGAAGGGTTAAAACGTATTCGTATTTCATCCATTGAAGCATCAGAAATGACAGACGATGTCATTGAGGCGATGAAAAAGTCAGATAAAATTGTAAATCATTTACATATGCCAATTCAGGCAGGATCAGACGCCATTTTAAAAGGAATGAAACGTCCATATACAGTGGCTGAGTTTGAACAAAAAGTAAACGAGTTACGTGAGTTATTTGATAATTTAGCGATTACAACAGACGTTATTGTTGGATTCCCAGGTGAAACAGAAGCGTTATTTAATGAAACTTTAGAAACAATTAAACGAATTGGATTCTCTGAATTACACGTCTTCCCTTATTCGGTTCGAAATGGGACACCAGCTGCTCGTATGGAAAACCAAGTTCCTGAATTAGTGAAATCAATGCGTGTGAATCAATTGTTAGCCGTGAGCGAACAACTTGCGAAAGAATATGCAAGTTCATGTGAAGGACGCGTGTTACAAGTCATTCCTGAAGAAGTTTCACATACGAAGGAAGGCTATTTAGTTGGACATGCTAGTAACTATGTCAAAGTTGAATTTAAAGGAACACCTGATTTAATTGGAGAGGTAGTGCCGGTTAAAGTGGTCAAAGCAGACTATCCGATCTGTCAAGGGGAAATAACGAAATAA
- a CDS encoding 16S rRNA (uracil(1498)-N(3))-methyltransferase — MQRYFLNNTQFQETSAVITGDDAHHISRVMRMESGDQIIVCDEDKVCHYATIKQLDGQEVEVTLDSIIEAQTELPIEVTIAQGLPKGDKFEWVIQKATECGAHQFIPLNMERSVVKLDAKKAMKKVERWNKIAKEAAEQSHRQWVPTVTDVQSFKQMLEQAKQYDVCLFAYEETAKQGQLAQLKQTLNEMKEKQKLLVIVGPEGGISDHEEALLLQAGFKPCALGPRILRTETAPIYILSAISYALEL; from the coding sequence ATGCAGCGTTATTTTTTAAACAATACTCAATTTCAAGAGACATCTGCTGTTATTACGGGAGATGATGCCCATCATATTTCGCGTGTGATGCGTATGGAAAGTGGGGATCAAATTATTGTCTGTGATGAGGATAAAGTTTGTCATTATGCGACGATTAAGCAACTTGATGGACAAGAAGTTGAGGTTACACTAGACTCTATCATCGAAGCGCAAACGGAGCTGCCAATTGAGGTGACGATCGCACAAGGACTTCCTAAAGGGGATAAGTTTGAATGGGTCATTCAAAAGGCGACTGAATGTGGGGCGCATCAATTTATTCCATTAAATATGGAACGATCAGTAGTTAAATTGGACGCTAAAAAAGCGATGAAAAAAGTTGAGCGCTGGAATAAAATTGCTAAAGAAGCAGCTGAACAGTCACATCGTCAATGGGTACCAACGGTTACAGATGTTCAATCGTTTAAGCAGATGTTAGAACAAGCTAAACAATATGATGTTTGTCTATTTGCTTATGAAGAAACGGCCAAACAAGGACAATTAGCTCAATTAAAACAAACATTAAATGAGATGAAAGAGAAACAAAAGTTATTGGTTATCGTTGGTCCAGAAGGTGGGATTAGCGATCATGAAGAAGCACTTTTATTACAAGCGGGATTTAAACCATGTGCACTAGGGCCTCGCATCTTACGAACAGAAACAGCTCCGATTTATATTTTAAGTGCCATTTCTTACGCATTAGAATTATAA
- the prmA gene encoding 50S ribosomal protein L11 methyltransferase — protein MNWLELSFHTTHEAFDLVSNIFIEAGSKGVLVEDSNTLTEAHDDHFGEIYRLNPDDYPAEGVIIKGYLAVTSDIENQLEFVRTQLLNLKLDHYDHNKLEVTMLDEEDWANSWKKHYTPIEITDKLVIKPCWLEPTTDPSVVEILLDPGMAFGSGTHETTQLCLELIEEYVTSDEVVVDVGTGSGILAIAASKLGAKSVYAVDLDAMAVIRAKENIEMNHCENILVEKNNLIDGVEALNESPTLMVANILAPIIINMLDDVEQVLPVGKTFICSGIVDHEKEAVLTALNTHHFTVVEVKEKNGWVAIVANYNGRH, from the coding sequence ATGAACTGGTTAGAACTAAGTTTTCATACAACTCATGAGGCATTTGATTTAGTTAGTAATATTTTTATTGAAGCTGGTTCAAAGGGCGTACTTGTTGAGGACTCAAATACATTAACTGAAGCACATGACGATCATTTTGGTGAGATTTATCGTTTGAATCCAGATGATTATCCGGCTGAAGGTGTCATTATTAAGGGATACTTGGCTGTCACGTCAGACATTGAAAATCAACTAGAATTTGTTCGAACACAATTATTAAATTTAAAGCTTGATCATTATGACCATAATAAACTTGAAGTGACAATGCTAGATGAAGAAGATTGGGCGAATAGTTGGAAAAAACATTATACCCCAATTGAAATTACAGATAAATTAGTCATTAAACCTTGCTGGTTAGAACCGACAACTGATCCTTCGGTGGTTGAAATTTTACTAGATCCAGGAATGGCGTTTGGTTCTGGGACGCATGAAACGACTCAACTTTGTTTAGAGTTGATTGAAGAATACGTCACTTCGGATGAAGTCGTTGTCGATGTTGGGACTGGTTCAGGAATTTTAGCGATTGCTGCTTCAAAATTAGGAGCTAAATCGGTTTATGCCGTTGATTTAGATGCGATGGCTGTGATTCGTGCGAAAGAAAACATCGAAATGAATCACTGTGAGAATATTTTAGTTGAAAAAAATAACTTAATTGATGGTGTAGAGGCATTAAATGAATCACCAACCTTAATGGTAGCTAATATTTTAGCTCCGATCATTATTAATATGTTAGATGATGTGGAGCAAGTGTTACCAGTTGGAAAAACATTTATTTGTTCAGGGATTGTTGATCATGAAAAAGAAGCTGTTTTAACGGCACTAAACACACATCATTTCACAGTTGTTGAAGTAAAAGAAAAAAATGGATGGGTTGCTATTGTAGCTAACTATAATGGTCGCCACTAA
- the dnaJ gene encoding molecular chaperone DnaJ, translating to MAKRDYYEVLGVSKTASDIEIKRAYRKLAKQYHPDVSTEENAEEKFKEVQEAYDVLSDEQKRAAYDQFGHAGAEGFGGQGGFGGFGGFGGAGGFEDIGDIFESMFGGGFGGFGGGASRRNPNAPQRGNDLQQTITISFEEAAFGTTKEISVNREEECTKCGGSGARSKDDVETCSRCSGSGRVTEVQNTILGRVQTQTVCPDCHGAGKRIKHKCDACVGRGTVHKTKTIEVKVPAGIDDGQQIRLSGQGEAGRNGGPSGDLYVAFRVLPHDFFVRDGYDLRCEIPISFSQAALGAEVEVPTLNGKVALKIPEGTQPGTEFRVRNKGVKYINREMTGDLYVKVKLVVPKKLNHRQRELLNEFDELEDKSGSIWDKLKKAFK from the coding sequence ATGGCAAAACGTGATTACTATGAAGTCCTTGGCGTTTCAAAAACGGCAAGTGATATTGAAATCAAACGTGCATATCGTAAATTGGCAAAACAATACCATCCCGATGTTTCAACAGAAGAAAATGCAGAAGAAAAATTCAAAGAAGTTCAAGAAGCTTATGATGTGTTAAGCGATGAACAAAAACGTGCTGCATATGATCAGTTTGGACATGCAGGAGCAGAAGGCTTTGGTGGACAAGGTGGATTCGGTGGCTTTGGTGGCTTCGGTGGAGCCGGAGGTTTTGAAGACATCGGTGACATTTTTGAAAGCATGTTTGGTGGGGGATTCGGTGGCTTTGGTGGAGGCGCTAGTCGTCGTAATCCAAATGCTCCTCAACGTGGAAATGATTTACAACAAACCATTACGATTTCATTTGAAGAAGCTGCATTTGGAACAACAAAAGAAATTTCAGTTAATCGTGAAGAAGAATGTACAAAATGTGGTGGAAGTGGGGCACGCTCTAAAGATGACGTGGAAACATGTTCACGTTGTAGCGGAAGCGGTCGTGTCACTGAAGTTCAAAATACTATTTTAGGACGCGTTCAAACACAAACGGTTTGTCCTGACTGTCATGGAGCAGGAAAACGTATTAAACATAAATGTGATGCATGTGTTGGACGTGGAACTGTTCATAAAACAAAAACAATCGAAGTTAAAGTTCCTGCAGGAATTGATGATGGACAACAAATCCGCTTAAGCGGACAAGGTGAAGCGGGACGAAATGGTGGACCAAGCGGTGACTTATATGTGGCGTTCCGTGTGTTACCACATGATTTCTTTGTTCGTGATGGATACGATCTACGTTGTGAAATTCCAATTTCATTCTCTCAAGCAGCATTAGGAGCAGAAGTTGAAGTTCCAACATTAAATGGAAAAGTAGCGTTAAAGATTCCAGAAGGAACGCAACCAGGAACAGAGTTTAGAGTTCGCAATAAAGGGGTTAAGTATATTAATCGCGAGATGACGGGTGACTTATACGTCAAAGTAAAATTAGTCGTACCTAAAAAACTTAACCATCGTCAACGAGAATTATTAAACGAATTTGATGAATTAGAAGATAAATCAGGTTCAATTTGGGATAAATTAAAAAAAGCTTTTAAATAA